GCCCGAGGGGTTGATGGTCACCCAGGAGACATTGCGGGGCAGTTCAAAGCGGTAGTCGGCCAGGGCGGTTGAGCCGAGGGCCAGAAGGAGGCTTAGGGCCAGGAAATATGTTTTGTGTTTCATCTTTACTTCTTTATTCTATTGTTCCAAACGATTATAAAATAACCAATAAAATAATACTCTATGGAACCAACAATAGCATAGATAAAATATGACAAATAGTAATTGGTATGCATAAAGCCTGAATTAAAATATGAAAGTAACCATAATAAACTATAGACCAAAGATATCGGGAAATCTATTACAAAAATAACATACGGTGGTGCCCAACCTTGTTTGATGTCTTTAAATATTTCAAGTGCTAATAGAATTACAAAAGCAAGATGCAATAAACTAAGAATTACACCAAATAGTTTTGGATTTTTTTGTTTGAATAGTTTTATAAACAGGTATGAAAGTGTAAATAGTAGTAATAAAACGATAACAGGAAATAAATAACTTTCCATGAAACTGATCTCCCTTAATTGGCATTTTTAATGCGCAACAAAAAACCATCTATTCCACAATCATCTTAATATATGTAAAATCAATTGTCAAGAAAATTTGAAACAAAAGACGGCGCCCCTGCGTATTCAATCTAAACACAGCAAAAAAAACCGCCAAAAGAGGGGAAAAACATGAATTTTTCATCGTTAAAAACCAGGATCGGCCAAATGCCGTATATGGTAACCATCCTGGTATTTTTATGGACCGCCTTGGCCCGTGCGGCCGGACCGGAGGTCCAGATCAGGAACACCGGGGATTTCAGCAAACTGCATTTCGATGGGGCCTATACCGTCTTCGTTGAACAGGGTCAAACCTGCTCGGTCAAGATAGAGGCCGAGCCCAAACTGCTGGCCAAGGTTACCACCGAGGTCAAGAACGGCGCTCTTAAAGTGGACACCAAAGGCCACGGATGGTTCGGTTCCTGTCATAACGACCGGGAAGACGTCAAGGTCTATATCACGGTCAAGGACTTGAAAGCCATTAACATAGACGGGTCGGCCGACATCACCGGCAAGGGAAAGTTCGTCAGCGATACCATGGAACTTTCGATCTCCGGATCCGGGGACATCATCCTGGAGCTGGAAACCAAAGTGCTGGAAACCGCCATCTCCGGCGCGGGAGATATCAAGCTTACCGGCATGGCCAAAACCTTCAGCGCCGCCATCGCCGGAGCGGGAGATATCAAGGCCTTGGACCTGATCTCGGAAAAGTGCCATGTCTCCATCGCCGGCTCGGGTGACTGCCAGGTGAACGCGTCACAGGAATTGGAGATCAGCATCGCCGGCAGCGGGGACGTCAGCTACAAGGGCAACCCGGCCAAGATCAGCAACAGCGTCAGCGGGTCGGGGGAAGTGAGGAAACTGGAATAAAAGGCAGAATGAAAAAGAGGCAGGTTCGTTGAACCTGCCTCTTTTCTTTTGGCGGGGGCTTCGATACGGGCTTACGCCCACTCAGCCCCCGATGGCTTATTGTTTTGGTGTTGGATGATCGTCTGAGGTGGGGCTTCGATACGGGTTTACACCCACTCAGCCCCCGATGGCTTATTGTTTTGGTGTTGGCGTGATTGTCTGAGGTGGGGCTTCGGTACGGGCTTACGCCCTACTCAGCCCCCGATGCAACCTTGTTCCAAAGGTGGCTGAGTAGCCGCACAGTGGCGGCGTATCGAAGCCACCTGCTTAAAACTTCTTTCTGAATATCTTTTTTGCTAATTTGGGCAAATCTTCAATAGTTCCTTTTATCAACGCACTTTTCTTTGCCCTGGTCCATCCCTGAATTTGTTTCTCCCGATAAAAGGCGGTAGCTACCCAATGGTATTCCTCGTAGTATATTAATGTGACGGGCAAACGTGTCTTAGTATGGTTCGCGCCCAGGCCGTTCTGGTGTTCCTTTAGGCGCTTTTCCAAAGAGACTGTACTGCCCGTATAATAGCTGCCATCGGCGCATTCTAAAATATACATGTAAGGCATTTGGATTCTTTGGTTGGTAGCCGGGGGCTTCGGTACGGGCTTACGCCCTACTCAGCCCCCGACCGCTTTTTGTTTTGGTGTTGGAGTGATCATCTGAGGTAGGGCTTCGATACGGCCTTACGCCCTACTCAGCCCCCGATGGCTTATTGTTTTAGTGTTGGAGTGATCATCTGAGCTGGGGGCTTCGGTACGGCCTTACGCCCTACTCAACCCCCGTTTGGAACTGTGGAGGTGTCTGAGTGACCGCCCAAGGCGGTTGTACCGAAGACACCTATATCACTCCCCGATTATCTTCACTAGCACCCTCTTCTTCCTCCTTCCGTCGAACTCGCCGTAGAAGATCTGCTCCCACGGCCCGAAGTCCAGCCTACCCTTGGTCACGGCCGCCACTATCTCCCGGCCCATCACCTGCCGCTTAAGGTGGGCGTCGCCGTTGTCCTCGCCGGTCCGGTTATGCAGGTACTGGGAGACCGGCTCGTGCGGAGCCAGTTTCTCCAGCCATTTCTCGTAGTCCTGGTGCAGGCCGCCCTCGTCGTCGTTGATGAACACGCTGGCAGTGATGTGCATGGCGTTGACCAGGCACAGACCCTCGCCAATGCCGCTGTCTTTTAAGCATTTCTCCACCTGGGGCGTGATATTGATGAATCCCCGGCGGTCTGGCAGGTTGAACCAAAGTTCCTGGCGGTAGGATTTCATTTGCAATCCTTCATAAAATACGTTGGTCCATATTAAAACCCATTACTCATATTTTGTCAAGAGTAATTAACAAAATGTTGTAGAAGCTAATTATTTAGGTGGGACAAAAATTTGCCCAACAGTGCAAATTTTGCACATAACAAATTATAGCATGAAGCTAACAATGCGTATTGGAAACAACATCGATAGGCAATAAGTTGAAATACAACCCATTACCACTACTTAAGATTTTATGACATAATTGGCATGATTAATGCATTACTATTTATATGAAATTATAAAAGAGGATTTATCATGAAGAGCATTGTAAAAATGCTTGCGGTAATGGCACTGGCACTGCTGGCTGAACAAGCCTATGCCATACCGGCCAACCCCCGTCCCAGAATGCTCACCCAGCCTGACGGCAGTAAAATTTCCGCCGTTCTAAAAGGCGATGAACATTTTCATTTTGCGGAGGACGCGGATGGTTATTCCATCATCCAGGACCAGAACGGCTGGTGGACCTTTGCCCGTCAGGAGAACGGTCTGCTGGTGGCGAGCGCATACAAAGCGGGGCAGTCATACTGCCCCTATTCCCGGTACTTGCGGCCCAACGCCGAGGCTGTGGCGTCCCTGTCCCAAAATGCCAATAAGATGATCAATGTTCCGGCGGAAACCAGGCACAAATGGTCAACGGATTTCCTATACGGGGCCGGGCGCACCAAGGAAAATCCCTCCAAGGCCGCCAGCGGTCGGCAGTATATGAACATCGTCCTGGGGGATTTTTCGGACAGCACATTTGCCTGGTATGCCGGAACCCAAAAGGCAGGGCAAAATCCCTACACCCCGTTTCCTTACGACCACAGCGCCGCCAACAACCACGCCCTGGCCACCGCCAAATGGTTCAACTTTTTGGCCTACGGAGATTCCATCTCTCCCTACGTTCCCGACTCGTCGATAGTCGGTTCCATGAGCAACTTCTACTATGATTTTAGCATGCGCAAGGTTTGGTGGTTCGGCACGGTTTCTCCGCTGATTGCAACCGGAGTCACCCGGCTGGCCGGCGTTAACGCCGACGCCCCGTCTTCCACCTATTATAATGCCGCCTTAAGCGGCGCCGATGCCCCGGTTGATTACGACAACGACAACAACGGCGTGGCCGACGGTCTGATCCTGGTTCACCCCGGCCCGGGGCAGGAAGAGTCCGCCGACACCAAAGACATCTGGTCCATGTCCATGACCGGAAGCTTTGGCACTTATGACGGGGTTACCATCACCAAAATGATCACCTGCCCCCAGAACGGGCAGCTGGGCGTGTTCTGCCACGAGATGTTCCACCAGATCGGCGGACCGGACCTGTACGACTATGGTTACTCCGGGACCCCCTGGGGGGCATGGTCCTTAATGGACATGGGCTCTTACAACGGCGCCAACGGCGGCGATAAACCGGCCTTCCCCGGCGGCCACCTGCAGTATGACGTGGACGGCCATATCGAGACCGGTGTTGATGGTTGGCTGACAGCCGGAGCGGCCGGAAACAGCGATTCCATCTCCAGCCTTTACCGCGGCGACGGCCAGTATACCATCGCCCCGCTTGACTCGGCCGGCGAAGCCCGCCGGGGCAATGTCACCAGCGGCGTCCGCCTGTGGCGCATCCGCAACAATGCCTTCCGCGATTCCGCCCAGGTCTTTTTTGTGGAACTGCGCAACCGCACTCCTTTCTACGAAGACGGCCTGCCCGAGAGCGGTCTGATCATCACTCATCTGGATACCCGTATGGGCGGAGCTGCCAGGTTTAACGACGGCCCACCCTGCGCCAAGTACTATTATTCCTGGGTGGAACAGCCCGGGGTCGATCCCAATCTATTTTATGCCGCCGGAGATTCAACTTTCCCCCGGGATTGGATGGTGCGAAACGCAGCGTACTCGGCCGAGGACATCAACCCCGCCGGATATGACGAAACCACCATAGATTCGCTGACCGTTCCCAACTGTCTGGCAAATGCAGGCTTGGTTGGCGGAACAGCCGCCAGAAACGGCCCCTGGATATACGACGTTTCCAAGGAAGGACCCACCATGACCTTTAAGGTGGCCCGGACCGGCTTGGCGGCGGCCACTCCGCTGGTGGGCTATCAGTCTTCGTTGGTGCTGGACCCGCCAATGCTTTACACCGCCAATAATAACAACGGTGTTATGGATCCCTGGGAATATGATACCGTTAAGGTGACCCTTCGTAATGCCGGTGCGGCCATCTCCGCCGGAGCGGCCTGCTCATTATATGTGGTAAACGGCGAGCAGTGGGCCTCCAT
The window above is part of the bacterium genome. Proteins encoded here:
- a CDS encoding secondary thiamine-phosphate synthase enzyme YjbQ, which gives rise to MKSYRQELWFNLPDRRGFINITPQVEKCLKDSGIGEGLCLVNAMHITASVFINDDEGGLHQDYEKWLEKLAPHEPVSQYLHNRTGEDNGDAHLKRQVMGREIVAAVTKGRLDFGPWEQIFYGEFDGRRKKRVLVKIIGE
- a CDS encoding GIY-YIG nuclease family protein, coding for MPYMYILECADGSYYTGSTVSLEKRLKEHQNGLGANHTKTRLPVTLIYYEEYHWVATAFYREKQIQGWTRAKKSALIKGTIEDLPKLAKKIFRKKF
- a CDS encoding immune inhibitor A, encoding MKSIVKMLAVMALALLAEQAYAIPANPRPRMLTQPDGSKISAVLKGDEHFHFAEDADGYSIIQDQNGWWTFARQENGLLVASAYKAGQSYCPYSRYLRPNAEAVASLSQNANKMINVPAETRHKWSTDFLYGAGRTKENPSKAASGRQYMNIVLGDFSDSTFAWYAGTQKAGQNPYTPFPYDHSAANNHALATAKWFNFLAYGDSISPYVPDSSIVGSMSNFYYDFSMRKVWWFGTVSPLIATGVTRLAGVNADAPSSTYYNAALSGADAPVDYDNDNNGVADGLILVHPGPGQEESADTKDIWSMSMTGSFGTYDGVTITKMITCPQNGQLGVFCHEMFHQIGGPDLYDYGYSGTPWGAWSLMDMGSYNGANGGDKPAFPGGHLQYDVDGHIETGVDGWLTAGAAGNSDSISSLYRGDGQYTIAPLDSAGEARRGNVTSGVRLWRIRNNAFRDSAQVFFVELRNRTPFYEDGLPESGLIITHLDTRMGGAARFNDGPPCAKYYYSWVEQPGVDPNLFYAAGDSTFPRDWMVRNAAYSAEDINPAGYDETTIDSLTVPNCLANAGLVGGTAARNGPWIYDVSKEGPTMTFKVARTGLAAATPLVGYQSSLVLDPPMLYTANNNNGVMDPWEYDTVKVTLRNAGAAISAGAACSLYVVNGEQWASITNPGWKALGAGALATDASVQSLGYGVTIYKDAPKFYDVTFAIKFRSTTPAYTTTSYFTLRISDLRVVKTYDFQNLRVGGTTYDWRIMPNSVAVLGDTVFVSNANLDHATFATRLYAIGKNTANNPLLPADTIRSFNNRGPVHVATKYAGGISIDNSGSFWISLQDSIYCTNRSTAVSSYFRAPNVSWGGTPMKRIRGVAFGPGIIDTVGPDPMPGDSLWVYWQNFDAYSESLFVISKPATGTAVKRMGFSWDEDVYGAEVNTENGMGEWWNGRALEYDGSSLWTSSAFMNILIRRNPATGEMIDMMTGPALNGSYGTYGMAMEATNAYGIPYAPVGTIPYAPGAAGNKFYLYCATMDEGKVYKVDVTGLVLPTPPDSTMVSALSATKNRIKWYKNNVDRQKVHRYSIYKQVLGSTTPPTAADLLSTVNHRYGFGIVDSFIDNNAKGGKAAWLYTVTADNYYGSGAWGATGITAEYETEASGPSNYLLMQNYPNPVSHGATKIAFALKAPGKVSLVVYNVLGERVKTLASDTRKAGFYSVNWNGAGDNGRQVSNGIYFYKLVAGEFEDVKKLVILK
- a CDS encoding head GIN domain-containing protein; protein product: MNFSSLKTRIGQMPYMVTILVFLWTALARAAGPEVQIRNTGDFSKLHFDGAYTVFVEQGQTCSVKIEAEPKLLAKVTTEVKNGALKVDTKGHGWFGSCHNDREDVKVYITVKDLKAINIDGSADITGKGKFVSDTMELSISGSGDIILELETKVLETAISGAGDIKLTGMAKTFSAAIAGAGDIKALDLISEKCHVSIAGSGDCQVNASQELEISIAGSGDVSYKGNPAKISNSVSGSGEVRKLE